A DNA window from Ipomoea triloba cultivar NCNSP0323 chromosome 10, ASM357664v1 contains the following coding sequences:
- the LOC116033032 gene encoding ABC transporter C family member 2-like isoform X2, producing the protein MSVLYLYISEVAVQGLFGVLLLFYVPELGPFPGYSPVQTESVDNTAYEKLPEAEEICPERHVNILSRVIFSWMNPLMQQGYKRPLTEKDVWKLDVWDRTETLNNAFQKCWAEESQRLQPWLLRALNRSLGGRFWWGGFWKIGNDVSQFIGPLILNQLLQSMQEGDPAWIGYIYAFAIFLGVVFGVLCEAQYFQNVMRVGFRLRSTLVAAVFRKSLRLTHASRKRFATGKITNLMTTDAESLQQICQSLHTLWSAPFRIVIAMVLLYEQLGVASLLGALMLVLMFPIQTLVISRMQKLTKEGLQRTDKRIGLMNEILAAMDTVKCYAWEDSFQSKVQGVRNEELGWFRKAQMLGALNSFILNSIPVLVIVVSFGVFTLLGGDLTPARAFTSLSLFAVLRFPLFMLPNIITQVVNANVSLKRLEELLLAEERVLLPNPPLEPRLPAISIRNGIFSWESKAERPTLSNINLDIPIGSLVAIVGGTGEGKTSLISAMLGEIPAVTDSSVVIRGTVAYVPQISWIFNATVRENILFGSRFSPARYDKAIDVTALQHDLELLPGGDLTEIGERGVNISGGQKQRVSMARAVYSDSDVYIFDDPLSALDADVGRQVFEKCIRGELRGKTRVLVTNQLHFLSQVDKIILVHDGMVKEEGTFEYLSNNGNLFQKLMENAGKMEAYADEREIVENIDNTLNPVTNGVVDSTDPEKTNKPKGGKSVLIKQEERETGVVSWKVLTRYKDALGGAWVVMILLMCYVSTESLRIGSSTWLSFWTDGSSSTRYSSTFYNLIYAVLSFGQVLVTLTNSFWLITSSLFAAKRLHNGMLNSILRAPMVFFHTNPLGRIINRFAKDQGDIDRNVAPFVNMFMNQVSQLISTFVLIGIVSTMSLWAIMPLLVLFYGAYLYYQSTAREVKRLDSISRSPVYAQFGEALNGLPTIRAYKAYDRMANINGNSVDNNIRFTLVNMSGNRWLAIRLETLGGLMIWLTATFAVMQNGNAENQEAFASTMGLLLSYALNITSLLTGVLRLASLAENSLNAVERVGTYIELPSEAPPIIEDNRPPPAWPSAGSIRFENVVLRYRPELPPVLHGISFTIPSSDKVGVVGRTGAGKSSMFNALFRLVELESGRIIIDECDISKLGLLDLRKVLGIIPQSPVLFSGSVRFNLDPFNEHNDADLWEALERAHLKEVIRRSSLGLDTEVSEAGENFSVGQRQLLSLARALLRRSKILVLDEATAAVDCRTDALIQKTIREEFKSCTMLIIAHRLNTIIDCDRILLLDSGKVLEYDTPEVLLQNEESAFSRMVQSTGAANAQYLRSLVLHGRGDTKTDMENQADGQKRLLASSRWVAATQFALAVSLTSSHNDLLQLEIEDDGDNILKKTKDAVITLQGVLEGKHDTVIEETLDHYHVSREGWWSSLYRMIEGLAMMSRLARNRLHHHGEYGFEEKTINWDNTEM; encoded by the exons AT GTCTGTACTGTATTTGTACATAAGTGAAGTTGCAGTCCAG GGATTATTTGGCGTGCTCCTTCTCTTTTATGTTCCCGAGTTGGGTCCTTTTCCAGGCTACTCTCCGGTTCAGACTGAATCTGTTGACAACACAGCTTATGAAAAACTCCCTGAGGCAGAGGAGATTTGTCCTGAGAGGCATGTCAACATATTGTCCA GAGTTATTTTCTCATGGATGAACCCTCTTATGCAGCAAGGTTATAAGAGGCCTCTTACAGAAAAGGATGTATGGAAACTGGATGTTTGGGATAGGACAGAAACACTTAACAATGC GTTTCAAAAGTGTTGGGCAGAGGAGTCTCAAAGGCTTCAACCATGGCTTTTGAGAGCATTAAATAGAAGCCTTGGAGGAAG ATTTTGGTGGGGAGGCTTCTGGAAG attgGAAATGACGTCTCCCAGTTTATTGGGCCACTCATATTGAATCAACTCTTACAG TCAATGCAAGAAGGAGATCCGGCATGGATTGGCTATATCTATGCATTTGCTATCTTTCTTGGAGTG GTATTTGGTGTGCTGTGTGAAGCTCAGTACTTTCAAAATGTCATGCGTGTTGGATTTCGCCTGAGATCAACTCTG GTTGCTGCAGTTTTTCGGAAGTCCTTGAGGCTAACCCATGCGAGTCGGAAAAGATTTGCAACAGGAAAAATAACCAACTTAATGACAACTGATGCTGAATCTCTTCAG CAAATATGCCAATCACTTCACACTTTATGGTCTGCTCCTTTTCGGATTGTTATTGCAATGGTTCTTCTATACGAGCAGTTGGGTGTTGCTTCCCTGCTTGGTGCACTCATGCTTGTTTTAATGTTCCCTATTCAG ACTTTAGTAATAAGCAGGATGCAGAAATTGACAAAAGAAGGATTGCAGCGCACTGATAAGAGAATTGGACTGATGAATGAAATATTGGCTGCAATGGACACTGTCAA ATGCTATGCATGGGAGGACAGTTTCCAATCAAAGGTTCAGGGTGTTCGAAATGAGGAGTTAGGTTGGTTTCGTAAGGCACAAATGCTAGGAGCA TTGAACAGTTTCATATTGAACAGTATTCCAGTTTTGGTTATTGTGGTCTCTTTTGGCGTGTTCACTTTACTTGGTGGGGATCTAACACCTGCAAGGGCATTTACATCTCTCTCATTGTTTGCAGTGCTACGCTTTCCACTCTTCATGCTTCCTAATATTATAACACAG GTAGTTAACGCGAACGTTTCTTTGAAACGTCTTGAGGAACTTTTGTTAGCTGAAGAGAGAGTACTTCTGCCCAACCCGCCTCTTGAGCCCAGACTTCCAGCCATTTCGATTAGGAATGGGATCTTTTCATGGGAATCAAAG GCAGAGAGACCAACTTTGTCAAATATCAATTTGGATATTCCAATTGGTAGCTTAGTAGCAATTGTTGGTGGTACTGGAGAAGGAAAGACATCACTTATCTCAGCAATGCTTGGGGAGATTCCTGCTGTTACAGATTCAAGTGTTGTCATCAGAGGAACCGTCGCTTATGTACCACAAATCTCCTGGATTTTTAATGCAACA GTGCGCGAAAACATATTATTTGGTTCTCGATTTTCACCTGCAAGATATGATAAGGCAATTGATGTGACTGCATTACAGCATGACCTTGAACTGCTCCCT GGTGGCGATCTTACTGAAATTGGTGAAAGAGGAGTCAATATTAGTGGAGGGCAGAAGCAAAGAGTTTCTATGGCTAGAGCAGTTTATTCTGATTCTGATGTATACATATTTGATGATCCCTTAAGTGCACTGGATGCTGATGTGGGCCGCCAG GTTTTTGAGAAATGCATTAGGGGAGAGTTGAGAGGAAAGACCAGAGTTCTGGTAACAAACCAGTTGCATTTTCTTTCACAAGTAGACAAAATTATATTGGTGCATGATGGTATGGTGAAAGAGGAAGGAACCTTTGAATATCTCTCAAATAATGGCAACCTATTCCAAAAACTGATGGAAAACGCTGGAAAAATGGAGGCATATGCAGATGAAAGGGAAATTGTTGAAAATATTGATAACACCTTAAATCCTGTTACTAATGGTGTGGTTGATTCTACAGATCCAGAGAAAACAAATAAACCGAAAGGAGGCAAATCTGTTCTCATTAAACAGGAAGAACGGGAAACAGGTGTTGTAAGTTGGAAAGTTTTGACAAG ATATAAGGATGCTTTAGGAGGTGCCTGGGTAGTTATGATACTGTTGATGTGCTACGTCTCAACTGAATCTCTTCGAATTGGAAGCAGTACATGGTTAAGTTTTTGGACTGATGGAAGCAGCTCAACGAGATATAGTTCCACTTTCTACAATCTTATTTATGCAGTTCTATCATTTGGTCAA GTTTTGGTAACACTTACCAATTCATTTTGGTTGATCACTTCAAGCCTTTTTGCTGCTAAAAGGTTACATAATGGCATGCTGAACTCTATTTTAAGAGCTCCAATGGTCTTCTTTCACACAAATCCACTTGGAAGGATTATCAATAGGTTTGCTAAGGATCAAGGAGACATAGATCGGAATGTTGCACCATTTGTCAATATGTTTATGAACCAAGTTTCCCAACTTATTTCAACATTTGTGCTAATTGGTATAGTTAGCACAATGTCTTTATGGGCCATAATGCCACTTCTAGTGCTGTTTTATGGCGCTTACCTGTACTATCAG AGCACTGCCCGTGAGGTAAAGCGTTTGGATTCCATTTCTAGATCTCCTGTGTATGCACAATTTGGAGAAGCACTGAATGGTCTCCCAACCATTCGTGCATATAAAGCTTATGATCGAATGGCTAACATCAATGGGAACTCTGTGGATAACAATATTAGGTTCACTCTTGTAAACATGAGTGGAAATCGTTGGCTTGCAATTCGTCTAGAGACTTTGGGGGGCCTTATGATCTGGCTCACTGCAACATTTGCTGTGATGCAGAATGGAAATGCAGAAAACCAAGAGGCTTTTGCCTCTACTATGGGTTTGCTTCTCAGTTATGCCTTAAATATTACAAGCCTATTAACTGGTGTATTGAGACTGGCGAGTTTGGCTGAGAATAGTTTAAATGCTGTTGAGCGCGTTGGCACATATATAGAATTGCCTTCTGAAGCACCTCCTATTATTGAGGACAACCGTCCTCCTCCCGCATGGCCCTCAGCAGGATCAATTCGATTTGAAAACGTTGTCTTACGTTACAGGCCTGAACTTCCTCCTGTTCTCCATGGTATATCATTCACTATTCCATCTAGCGATAAGGTTGGAGTGGTAGGGAGAACAGGAGCTGGGAAATCTAGCATGTTTAATGCTTTATTCCGACTTGTGGAACTGGAAAGTGGAAGGATCATAATTGATGAATGTGACATTTCAAAGTTAGGATTATTGGACCTCCGCAAGGTTCTTGGTATAATACCACAATCACCTGTTTTGTTCTCAG GTAGTGTGAGATTCAACCTTGATCCTTTCAATGAACACAATGATGCTGATCTGTGGGAGGCGTTAGAGAGGGCACATCTAAAGGAAGTCATCAGGAGGAGTTCTTTGGGTCTAGACACTGAG GTGTCAGAGGCAGGAGAAAATTTCAGTGTTGGACAGAGGCAACTATTAAGTCTTGCTCGAGCATTGCTTCGCAGATCAAAGATTCTCGTCCTTGATGAAGCAACTGCTGCTGTTGATTGTAGAACTGATGCACTTATACAGAAAACCATAAGAGAAGAGTTTAAATCATGCACAATGCTCATTATTGCTCACCGTTTGAACACTATCATCGACTGTGATCGAATTCTCCTGCTTGATTCTGGAAAG GTCTTGGAATATGACACACCAGAGGTGCTGCTACAAAACGAAGAAAGTGCATTTTCTCGAATGGTTCAGAGCACGGGAGCTGCTAATGCCCAGTACTTGCGAAGCTTAGTACTTCATGGTAGAGGTGATACGAAAACCGATATGGAAAATCAGGCAGATGGGCAAAAGAGATTGTTAGCCTCTTCGCGCTGGGTTGCTGCCACCCAGTTTGCACTGGCTGTAAGCCTAACTTCATCGCATAATGACCTTTTGCAATTGGAAATTGAAGACGACGGGGATAATATCCTCAAGAAGACAAAAGACGCAGTGATCACTTTACAGGGTGTTCTAGAAGGGAAGCACGATACAGTAATTGAAGAGACCCTGGATCACTACCATGTTTCCAGAGAGGGATGGTGGTCTTCTTTATACAGAATGATCGAAG GTCTTGCAATGATGAGTAGGCTGGCAAGGAACAGACTTCATCATCATGGAGAGTATGGTTTTGAGGAAAAAACAATCAACTGGGACAACACTGAGATGTAG
- the LOC116033032 gene encoding ABC transporter C family member 2-like isoform X1, which produces MAFKPLDWYCQPVKNGVWSKAVENAFGAYTPCATDSLVISVSQLVVLGLCLYRIWKIMKDFSVQRFRLRSNYYNYMLGLLAAYCAGQPLYRLVMGISVLNVDGQTGIAPYETVSLIIESLTWCFMLVMIGLETNVYIREFRWFVRFGVIYALVGDAVMCNLILSVREFYNGSVLYLYISEVAVQGLFGVLLLFYVPELGPFPGYSPVQTESVDNTAYEKLPEAEEICPERHVNILSRVIFSWMNPLMQQGYKRPLTEKDVWKLDVWDRTETLNNAFQKCWAEESQRLQPWLLRALNRSLGGRFWWGGFWKIGNDVSQFIGPLILNQLLQSMQEGDPAWIGYIYAFAIFLGVVFGVLCEAQYFQNVMRVGFRLRSTLVAAVFRKSLRLTHASRKRFATGKITNLMTTDAESLQQICQSLHTLWSAPFRIVIAMVLLYEQLGVASLLGALMLVLMFPIQTLVISRMQKLTKEGLQRTDKRIGLMNEILAAMDTVKCYAWEDSFQSKVQGVRNEELGWFRKAQMLGALNSFILNSIPVLVIVVSFGVFTLLGGDLTPARAFTSLSLFAVLRFPLFMLPNIITQVVNANVSLKRLEELLLAEERVLLPNPPLEPRLPAISIRNGIFSWESKAERPTLSNINLDIPIGSLVAIVGGTGEGKTSLISAMLGEIPAVTDSSVVIRGTVAYVPQISWIFNATVRENILFGSRFSPARYDKAIDVTALQHDLELLPGGDLTEIGERGVNISGGQKQRVSMARAVYSDSDVYIFDDPLSALDADVGRQVFEKCIRGELRGKTRVLVTNQLHFLSQVDKIILVHDGMVKEEGTFEYLSNNGNLFQKLMENAGKMEAYADEREIVENIDNTLNPVTNGVVDSTDPEKTNKPKGGKSVLIKQEERETGVVSWKVLTRYKDALGGAWVVMILLMCYVSTESLRIGSSTWLSFWTDGSSSTRYSSTFYNLIYAVLSFGQVLVTLTNSFWLITSSLFAAKRLHNGMLNSILRAPMVFFHTNPLGRIINRFAKDQGDIDRNVAPFVNMFMNQVSQLISTFVLIGIVSTMSLWAIMPLLVLFYGAYLYYQSTAREVKRLDSISRSPVYAQFGEALNGLPTIRAYKAYDRMANINGNSVDNNIRFTLVNMSGNRWLAIRLETLGGLMIWLTATFAVMQNGNAENQEAFASTMGLLLSYALNITSLLTGVLRLASLAENSLNAVERVGTYIELPSEAPPIIEDNRPPPAWPSAGSIRFENVVLRYRPELPPVLHGISFTIPSSDKVGVVGRTGAGKSSMFNALFRLVELESGRIIIDECDISKLGLLDLRKVLGIIPQSPVLFSGSVRFNLDPFNEHNDADLWEALERAHLKEVIRRSSLGLDTEVSEAGENFSVGQRQLLSLARALLRRSKILVLDEATAAVDCRTDALIQKTIREEFKSCTMLIIAHRLNTIIDCDRILLLDSGKVLEYDTPEVLLQNEESAFSRMVQSTGAANAQYLRSLVLHGRGDTKTDMENQADGQKRLLASSRWVAATQFALAVSLTSSHNDLLQLEIEDDGDNILKKTKDAVITLQGVLEGKHDTVIEETLDHYHVSREGWWSSLYRMIEGLAMMSRLARNRLHHHGEYGFEEKTINWDNTEM; this is translated from the exons ATGGCTTTTAAGCCATTGGATTGGTATTGCCAGCCAGTGAAAAATGGGGTGTGGTCAAAGGCAGTGGAGAATGCATTTGGAGCGTATACCCCATGTGCAACTGACTCTCTGGTCATCTCTGTTTCTCAACTTGTTGTTTTGGGTTTGTGCCTATACAGGATATGGAAGATCATGAAAGATTTTAGTGTCCAGAGGTTCCGTTTAAGGTCGAACTACTATAACTATATGCTGGGTTTGCTGGCTGCTTATTGCGCCGGTCAACCTTTGTATAGATTGGTTATGGGAATCTCAGTGTTAAATGTTGATGGACAGACTGGTATTGCTCCATATGAG ACAGTTTCATTAATCATTGAATCTCTCACATGGTGCTTTATGCTGGTGATGATTGGCCTCGAAACAAATGTCTACATCCGTGAATTTCGTTGGTTTGTTAGATTTGGAGTAATTTATGCTTTGGTAGGGGATGCTGTGATGTGCAATCTCATACTATCTGTCAGGGAGTTTTACAATGG GTCTGTACTGTATTTGTACATAAGTGAAGTTGCAGTCCAG GGATTATTTGGCGTGCTCCTTCTCTTTTATGTTCCCGAGTTGGGTCCTTTTCCAGGCTACTCTCCGGTTCAGACTGAATCTGTTGACAACACAGCTTATGAAAAACTCCCTGAGGCAGAGGAGATTTGTCCTGAGAGGCATGTCAACATATTGTCCA GAGTTATTTTCTCATGGATGAACCCTCTTATGCAGCAAGGTTATAAGAGGCCTCTTACAGAAAAGGATGTATGGAAACTGGATGTTTGGGATAGGACAGAAACACTTAACAATGC GTTTCAAAAGTGTTGGGCAGAGGAGTCTCAAAGGCTTCAACCATGGCTTTTGAGAGCATTAAATAGAAGCCTTGGAGGAAG ATTTTGGTGGGGAGGCTTCTGGAAG attgGAAATGACGTCTCCCAGTTTATTGGGCCACTCATATTGAATCAACTCTTACAG TCAATGCAAGAAGGAGATCCGGCATGGATTGGCTATATCTATGCATTTGCTATCTTTCTTGGAGTG GTATTTGGTGTGCTGTGTGAAGCTCAGTACTTTCAAAATGTCATGCGTGTTGGATTTCGCCTGAGATCAACTCTG GTTGCTGCAGTTTTTCGGAAGTCCTTGAGGCTAACCCATGCGAGTCGGAAAAGATTTGCAACAGGAAAAATAACCAACTTAATGACAACTGATGCTGAATCTCTTCAG CAAATATGCCAATCACTTCACACTTTATGGTCTGCTCCTTTTCGGATTGTTATTGCAATGGTTCTTCTATACGAGCAGTTGGGTGTTGCTTCCCTGCTTGGTGCACTCATGCTTGTTTTAATGTTCCCTATTCAG ACTTTAGTAATAAGCAGGATGCAGAAATTGACAAAAGAAGGATTGCAGCGCACTGATAAGAGAATTGGACTGATGAATGAAATATTGGCTGCAATGGACACTGTCAA ATGCTATGCATGGGAGGACAGTTTCCAATCAAAGGTTCAGGGTGTTCGAAATGAGGAGTTAGGTTGGTTTCGTAAGGCACAAATGCTAGGAGCA TTGAACAGTTTCATATTGAACAGTATTCCAGTTTTGGTTATTGTGGTCTCTTTTGGCGTGTTCACTTTACTTGGTGGGGATCTAACACCTGCAAGGGCATTTACATCTCTCTCATTGTTTGCAGTGCTACGCTTTCCACTCTTCATGCTTCCTAATATTATAACACAG GTAGTTAACGCGAACGTTTCTTTGAAACGTCTTGAGGAACTTTTGTTAGCTGAAGAGAGAGTACTTCTGCCCAACCCGCCTCTTGAGCCCAGACTTCCAGCCATTTCGATTAGGAATGGGATCTTTTCATGGGAATCAAAG GCAGAGAGACCAACTTTGTCAAATATCAATTTGGATATTCCAATTGGTAGCTTAGTAGCAATTGTTGGTGGTACTGGAGAAGGAAAGACATCACTTATCTCAGCAATGCTTGGGGAGATTCCTGCTGTTACAGATTCAAGTGTTGTCATCAGAGGAACCGTCGCTTATGTACCACAAATCTCCTGGATTTTTAATGCAACA GTGCGCGAAAACATATTATTTGGTTCTCGATTTTCACCTGCAAGATATGATAAGGCAATTGATGTGACTGCATTACAGCATGACCTTGAACTGCTCCCT GGTGGCGATCTTACTGAAATTGGTGAAAGAGGAGTCAATATTAGTGGAGGGCAGAAGCAAAGAGTTTCTATGGCTAGAGCAGTTTATTCTGATTCTGATGTATACATATTTGATGATCCCTTAAGTGCACTGGATGCTGATGTGGGCCGCCAG GTTTTTGAGAAATGCATTAGGGGAGAGTTGAGAGGAAAGACCAGAGTTCTGGTAACAAACCAGTTGCATTTTCTTTCACAAGTAGACAAAATTATATTGGTGCATGATGGTATGGTGAAAGAGGAAGGAACCTTTGAATATCTCTCAAATAATGGCAACCTATTCCAAAAACTGATGGAAAACGCTGGAAAAATGGAGGCATATGCAGATGAAAGGGAAATTGTTGAAAATATTGATAACACCTTAAATCCTGTTACTAATGGTGTGGTTGATTCTACAGATCCAGAGAAAACAAATAAACCGAAAGGAGGCAAATCTGTTCTCATTAAACAGGAAGAACGGGAAACAGGTGTTGTAAGTTGGAAAGTTTTGACAAG ATATAAGGATGCTTTAGGAGGTGCCTGGGTAGTTATGATACTGTTGATGTGCTACGTCTCAACTGAATCTCTTCGAATTGGAAGCAGTACATGGTTAAGTTTTTGGACTGATGGAAGCAGCTCAACGAGATATAGTTCCACTTTCTACAATCTTATTTATGCAGTTCTATCATTTGGTCAA GTTTTGGTAACACTTACCAATTCATTTTGGTTGATCACTTCAAGCCTTTTTGCTGCTAAAAGGTTACATAATGGCATGCTGAACTCTATTTTAAGAGCTCCAATGGTCTTCTTTCACACAAATCCACTTGGAAGGATTATCAATAGGTTTGCTAAGGATCAAGGAGACATAGATCGGAATGTTGCACCATTTGTCAATATGTTTATGAACCAAGTTTCCCAACTTATTTCAACATTTGTGCTAATTGGTATAGTTAGCACAATGTCTTTATGGGCCATAATGCCACTTCTAGTGCTGTTTTATGGCGCTTACCTGTACTATCAG AGCACTGCCCGTGAGGTAAAGCGTTTGGATTCCATTTCTAGATCTCCTGTGTATGCACAATTTGGAGAAGCACTGAATGGTCTCCCAACCATTCGTGCATATAAAGCTTATGATCGAATGGCTAACATCAATGGGAACTCTGTGGATAACAATATTAGGTTCACTCTTGTAAACATGAGTGGAAATCGTTGGCTTGCAATTCGTCTAGAGACTTTGGGGGGCCTTATGATCTGGCTCACTGCAACATTTGCTGTGATGCAGAATGGAAATGCAGAAAACCAAGAGGCTTTTGCCTCTACTATGGGTTTGCTTCTCAGTTATGCCTTAAATATTACAAGCCTATTAACTGGTGTATTGAGACTGGCGAGTTTGGCTGAGAATAGTTTAAATGCTGTTGAGCGCGTTGGCACATATATAGAATTGCCTTCTGAAGCACCTCCTATTATTGAGGACAACCGTCCTCCTCCCGCATGGCCCTCAGCAGGATCAATTCGATTTGAAAACGTTGTCTTACGTTACAGGCCTGAACTTCCTCCTGTTCTCCATGGTATATCATTCACTATTCCATCTAGCGATAAGGTTGGAGTGGTAGGGAGAACAGGAGCTGGGAAATCTAGCATGTTTAATGCTTTATTCCGACTTGTGGAACTGGAAAGTGGAAGGATCATAATTGATGAATGTGACATTTCAAAGTTAGGATTATTGGACCTCCGCAAGGTTCTTGGTATAATACCACAATCACCTGTTTTGTTCTCAG GTAGTGTGAGATTCAACCTTGATCCTTTCAATGAACACAATGATGCTGATCTGTGGGAGGCGTTAGAGAGGGCACATCTAAAGGAAGTCATCAGGAGGAGTTCTTTGGGTCTAGACACTGAG GTGTCAGAGGCAGGAGAAAATTTCAGTGTTGGACAGAGGCAACTATTAAGTCTTGCTCGAGCATTGCTTCGCAGATCAAAGATTCTCGTCCTTGATGAAGCAACTGCTGCTGTTGATTGTAGAACTGATGCACTTATACAGAAAACCATAAGAGAAGAGTTTAAATCATGCACAATGCTCATTATTGCTCACCGTTTGAACACTATCATCGACTGTGATCGAATTCTCCTGCTTGATTCTGGAAAG GTCTTGGAATATGACACACCAGAGGTGCTGCTACAAAACGAAGAAAGTGCATTTTCTCGAATGGTTCAGAGCACGGGAGCTGCTAATGCCCAGTACTTGCGAAGCTTAGTACTTCATGGTAGAGGTGATACGAAAACCGATATGGAAAATCAGGCAGATGGGCAAAAGAGATTGTTAGCCTCTTCGCGCTGGGTTGCTGCCACCCAGTTTGCACTGGCTGTAAGCCTAACTTCATCGCATAATGACCTTTTGCAATTGGAAATTGAAGACGACGGGGATAATATCCTCAAGAAGACAAAAGACGCAGTGATCACTTTACAGGGTGTTCTAGAAGGGAAGCACGATACAGTAATTGAAGAGACCCTGGATCACTACCATGTTTCCAGAGAGGGATGGTGGTCTTCTTTATACAGAATGATCGAAG GTCTTGCAATGATGAGTAGGCTGGCAAGGAACAGACTTCATCATCATGGAGAGTATGGTTTTGAGGAAAAAACAATCAACTGGGACAACACTGAGATGTAG